In the Nocardia asteroides genome, ACGCGGCGCGCAGCAGAACCGCGTCGAGAAGTTCGAGGGCACGGGGGTGGCCGCCGATGAGGCGATGCACGAGGGCGCGGTCGGCGCTGGCGAGGGCGTCCAAGCCGCTCAGGCGCATGATGAGGCGCCGGGTCTCGTTGGCCGAGAGCGGGCCGATGGGGATGTGCTGGATCAGGTCGCGCAGACCGGGGAGTGGGTAGCGGCTGGTGATCAGCAGCGTCCCGGTGCCGCAGGAGATCACAAGCTGCCGCAGCACACTCTCGATGCCGGGGTCGGTGAAATCTGTGCCGTCAGCAGTGAGGTTGGTCTCGAAGTTGTCGATCACCAGGAGAATCCGAGCGCTGCGCAGCAGGGTGGTGAGCAGTAAAATCCGGGACTGGTCATCGATGCGGGGGCGGGTCGCACGAGCAACGGCCAGGGCGACCCAGGAGTCAGGCTGCACCACGGCGGCATCGGCAAGGGCGTCCGCGAGGTTAGCGCAGATCCGTTCCAGATTCCACGCCCCGGAGACGACCGCGCACACGTAGTCTTCCGCGAGCGCCCGCGCGGCCGCCCGGCCGGCGATGCTGCTCTTTCCGGTGCCGCCGATTCCGGTGAGCACCGCTCCGGACGACTGCGGTGCGCGGAGCGCGCGCATGGTGTCGCGCAGTTCGCGGCGGCGGCCGATCAGCTCGCCGGGACCGAGCAGCGGCATCTCGCCGAGCAGCGCCATCCGAGGTTGGCCGCGCAGCGGATCGCGGCGCAGTTCGGGGTCGATGAGCGGGCCGTCGTCGTTGGCCCATAGGGCTGGTACCGGCCACTCGGGGGTCGCCCGCCGGGGCCGTGTCTCGTCCGCTTCGACGGCTCGGCGGGCGGTGGCGAGCGCAGCACCCGTGCGCGGAGAGACGTGGGTGGCGAGCTGCCGGTAGAAGTGCATTGCCAGCAGCGTCGCGTAGTCGTCGGACACCGGCGCCTGCATTGTGATCACCTGTGGAATTCCGAGGTGGTGCAGCTGCGCGGCGAAGCTGTCGCCAGATTGCGGTATGTCGCAGGCGGAGACGAAGACCAGCGGGATCGCGGTGGACGCGCCCTGCATCGCGGCGAAGAAATCGCCCGGAGTGAGCCACACGGGGGCGCCGTCCTCGTTGTGCATCTCGATCCCGGCCGGTCCGCCGTGCCCGGATAGGTGGACGACGTGGTAAGCATCTTGCTCAAGGGCGCGTTCGATGGCGGTGGGGGTGGTGACCTCCAGAATGCGCACCTGTGCGGCGCGGGTATCGACGGCCGCTCCGACGGCGCCGATCAGCACCCCCATCTCTTGCTCCACCCGTAGCGGCGCCGAACCGGTGCGGGTCTCGTCCGGAGCGCCGACGACGGCGAGAATCTTCAGCGGCCCCGCCGTGGTGCGCACCACGGGATCCGCTGCGGAACTACTGCGCCGCAGCCGGATCCCCGGTGCGACGGCCGGAACGAGCCCGGAGGGCAGCACGGTTGCCTCGACGGCGGCGTGTTGGAGTTCGCCGGGCAACTCGAACACCAGATCCGCCACCGCGCCGAGTCCACCGAGTCCGCCGAGTTCGGCATCGAGCCGGGTGCCGGTGGCTGCGGGGAGCAGGGAGGCAGTCAGCCGACCACCGAACTCGGTCAGGTCGCGCGCCGAGTCGAGGGTGAGCGCCGCGGTCGGCAGGCCGCTGTCCGATGCGAGTTCGGTGGTGCCGTCGAGAAGTGTGGTCGTGAGCTCCGCCGCGCCGAGGTGTACTCGGATGCGCAGGTCGCGGGTGACGGCTCGCTGCGTCGAGCCGAGCCCGGGGCGACGTTCACGGTCGAGCAGAGTATCCCGAACAGCGCTGAAATCGGTGATAAGCGCGGGTTTGAGTTTGGCCAGATCAGCCGGCAAATCCAGGATCTCCTCGACCATGATCGGGATTACGCGAATGCCCTTCTCTACCCGGTTGTAGATCAGCGAGGTGAACTGATCCTGAACCCAGGCTCCGTCGAACCAGTTCCTGGAGACGAAGATGAGCGCCGCCCTGGAGCTATCGATGCTCCGGCCGATGATCGCGACGACATCGTCACCCGGCCGAACCTCCCACTCCTCCAGTCGGGCGTCGACACCGGCGGCGCGCAGGCGCTCCACGAATGGTTTGACCACGTCGAGGTCGGGGCGGGCGCAGCTGCAGAAGACCTGGGACTGCGGCCGGGGGTCGGCTGTGGTCATGCGGCCATCCTAAATGCTCGCGATCGATGAGCAGCCGTTGAAAACCCTGCCGCACAATGTATTTTTCAGTCGTTCGAGGGATACCGAGCGGTAGGTCCGGGGTGCTATATCGCGAGGCTCGACCCACCCGCTGTGGTGCTGAGGGGCTAGTCTGGCGTAGTGAATTCGCCGTCGAGTGCCCGGCTGTGGACCGGAATTGATTCCACGCATTACGAATCCAAGGCGCAGTACCGCGCTGCCATCCTCGAGCAGTACAAGCTGTACGTCGAGATGGCCGACCGAATGAGTCAGCGCCGGGGCCTGGCAAATACCTTCTTCCTCACCTTGAACACCGCGCTGCTCGCTGCCGCGGGTGCGACGGGCACGCTGATGAACGCTCCGCTGTGGCAGCTCTCCTTCGCACTGCTCGGTGTCCTCGCGCAGAGCGCCGTGTGGTTCTATCTGCTGCGCTCGTATCGGCAGCTGAGCGCGGCCAAGTACCAGGTGATCGGGTGGCTGGAGGAGCAATTGCCGTCATCGCCATATTGGCGCGCTGAGTGGGACTTGCTCGGTGCGGGGAAAGATCGCGGACTGTTCCTGCGATTGACGGACGTGGAGAAGTGGATTCCCGTGATCTTCGCGGTTGCTTATGCAGGGGTATTCGTGGCGATCGCCGTTGGCTGACGTGATCGGTGGTGATCGTCGAAATACCGTTCTTTTCGCGGTAATCCAGAAACCGTGGGTGAGCATTCAGGGGCGGAGTGTCGCGCGAACCTGGTCGTAGTCATCCAGCGTCCGATGGGCGAGTTTGGCGATCGCGGCGGGGAGTTTGAGGTCTCGCTCGAGCAGGATGGGAATCACGCGCAGGCGATCGGTGACGCGGCGGAAGATGAGCGAGGTGAACTCGTCCATTACCCAGGTGCCCTTCGCCCAGTTCTGCGAGACGAAGATCAGCGCGGCGCTGCTCCGGTCGATACCCGCTGACATCCACGCCACGATGTCGTCGCCCGGCTGCACTTCCCAGTAGTCGAATGTCGCGTCGACGCCGTCCGCGCGCAGCCGCTCGATGAAGGGGAGTACCCGGTCCCGGTCAGGTGCGGCGTAGCTGCAGAAGACGCTGTACGAGGTGGTCACGGGGTGAGTGTATCGACCACCGCGGAGGAAGAGCGGGTTCCGCCCTGCCTGTCCGCTGTTCGACCGATAGGTGGCGGCGCGGTCGTCGGGGACGATCTCCGGGAGACGGGAAGGGGGCCGCGGTGCTTCGGGTGATGCTGTGCGGTGCGGGAGATACTGACGAAATCCTGGACCAATTCGCGGAGACGATCGGACAGATCGGCGGTGAACCACTGGACTTCCGCTCCGGGACAATTCGCTATCTGAACTCGGAGGGCTCGAGCTGGTCCGGCAATTCGCGCCTCACCGTGCAGGAAGCGGATCTCTGCGTCTTCGTCATCGTGGAGCAATTCGGAAAGATCACCTGGGAGCACGAGATTCGCGAGGCCAGGCGATCGGGGAAGCCGTTTATCATCATGTGCCTGACACGCACCTACACCCGCTATCTGAATCTGCGCGACGCGCTGACCGATACCGGTGCCATTCGCGATGAGCACGATCGCCGACTGCTCGACCTGCTGCGCGAGCTCGAGTTCGCCGAGTACACCGTTGTCACCTTCACCCACGCCAACTTCGTGCAGCGGCTGAAGGGGCAGTTGGCGACACACTTTCACGTGCTGCTCCAGGATCAGCAGCAGCGAAATCGCCGCGCGGCGATCGGGCGATCGATCGCACAGGGGCTGCCGCTCGGTGCGGAGGAGCGGCTGCTCGCGACCAGGATCGCGGCCGACGAGTTCGAGGACAAGAACCTGCGGAAGCGTGCGGTATCGGCACTGGCCGCGGCCGGGGTAGACGCGGATACCGCGCTCGAACTCGCAGCGGCCGAGGAACAGGGGGTGCAGCGAACCGCCATCTCATCTTTCGCCGAGTTGTACCGGGAACGACCGCCTGATCCGGATGTACTGCTCCAATGCGTGCAGATCGCGAACGCCTCGGACGACGTCGGAGTCGGACGGCGGTTCGTGCCGGTGCTGTTGGATATCGATCTCGCTGCTGGCGTCACTGCCCTCGGGCAACTCGACATCAGTGAAATCGGCGTTCGGCGGCGGATCGCGGAGAACCTCGAGCGCTACGAGCAGGGCATCGTGGACCCGTTGGTGCGG is a window encoding:
- a CDS encoding RipA family octameric membrane protein; translated protein: MNSPSSARLWTGIDSTHYESKAQYRAAILEQYKLYVEMADRMSQRRGLANTFFLTLNTALLAAAGATGTLMNAPLWQLSFALLGVLAQSAVWFYLLRSYRQLSAAKYQVIGWLEEQLPSSPYWRAEWDLLGAGKDRGLFLRLTDVEKWIPVIFAVAYAGVFVAIAVG
- a CDS encoding toll/interleukin-1 receptor domain-containing protein, coding for MTTSYSVFCSYAAPDRDRVLPFIERLRADGVDATFDYWEVQPGDDIVAWMSAGIDRSSAALIFVSQNWAKGTWVMDEFTSLIFRRVTDRLRVIPILLERDLKLPAAIAKLAHRTLDDYDQVRATLRP